A part of Chitinimonas koreensis genomic DNA contains:
- the bamC gene encoding outer membrane protein assembly factor BamC produces MIRSTRTAAALSAAFLAAGCANVHIPFIGGGDQEPEAPAYAQSRQSISNRPLEVPPDLSSPESAAGYAIPGLNGVQLTPEGQKVLETGAVLPKFDKVRMESAGGQRWLVVNAPAEQVWPQARQFWLEQGFKLNIDSPATGILETNYLEQKPELPVGTIRAVIARGLGTLYSTGLVDQYRMRIERGQDPNTTEIYISHRGMEEVFTQKDKSETRWTVRAPEPEREASQLKLLLVRFGVTAEAAAQVVASKPVDGKAGDTASLPAGPARAQLVMLDGKQTVQLDEGFDRSWRRVGLALERAGYSISDRDRSLGLYYIRPSAFRKNKDDGGGFWDKLAFWRDDAKKPGDDGPQGPEYLVIVSGKDARSTVRMANRDGSALPEQQGAGLLQPLFEELR; encoded by the coding sequence ATGATTCGCTCGACCCGCACCGCGGCGGCCCTGTCCGCCGCCTTCCTGGCCGCCGGCTGCGCCAATGTCCACATTCCCTTCATCGGCGGCGGCGACCAGGAACCCGAAGCGCCGGCCTATGCCCAGTCGCGCCAGTCGATCAGCAACCGTCCGCTCGAAGTGCCGCCCGATCTCAGCTCGCCCGAATCGGCCGCCGGCTATGCGATCCCCGGCCTCAACGGCGTGCAGCTGACGCCCGAAGGCCAGAAGGTGCTGGAAACCGGCGCCGTGCTGCCCAAGTTCGACAAGGTGCGCATGGAAAGCGCCGGCGGCCAGCGCTGGCTGGTGGTCAACGCGCCGGCCGAGCAGGTCTGGCCGCAGGCCCGCCAGTTCTGGCTCGAGCAGGGCTTCAAGCTCAACATCGACAGCCCGGCCACCGGCATCCTCGAGACCAACTACCTCGAGCAGAAGCCCGAGCTGCCGGTCGGCACCATCCGCGCGGTCATCGCCCGCGGCCTCGGCACGCTCTACAGCACCGGCCTGGTCGACCAGTACCGCATGCGCATCGAGCGTGGCCAGGATCCGAACACCACCGAGATCTACATCAGCCACCGCGGCATGGAAGAAGTGTTCACCCAGAAGGACAAGAGTGAAACGCGCTGGACCGTGCGTGCGCCCGAGCCCGAGCGCGAGGCTTCCCAGCTCAAGCTGCTGCTGGTGCGCTTCGGCGTGACGGCCGAGGCCGCGGCCCAGGTGGTGGCGTCCAAGCCGGTGGACGGCAAGGCCGGCGACACCGCCTCGCTGCCGGCCGGCCCGGCCCGCGCCCAGCTGGTCATGCTCGACGGCAAGCAGACGGTGCAGCTCGACGAAGGCTTCGACCGCTCCTGGCGCCGCGTCGGCCTGGCGCTCGAACGCGCCGGCTACAGCATCAGCGACCGCGACCGCTCGCTCGGCCTCTACTACATCCGCCCGAGCGCCTTCCGCAAGAACAAGGACGACGGCGGCGGCTTCTGGGACAAGCTGGCCTTCTGGCGCGACGATGCCAAGAAGCCGGGCGACGACGGTCCGCAGGGGCCGGAGTACCTGGTCATCGTGTCGGGCAAGGACGCACGCAGCACGGTGCGCATGGCCAACCGCGACGGTTCGGCGCTGCCCGAGCAGCAAGGCGCCGGCCTGCTGCAGCCGCTGTTCGAAGAACTGCGCTGA
- the dapA gene encoding 4-hydroxy-tetrahydrodipicolinate synthase → MLKGSLVALVTPMFEDGSLDFASLSKLVDFHAEAGTAGIVAVGTTGESATVDVDEHIAIVRATVEAARGRVKVIAGTGANSTREAIELSRLAEKAGADMTLSVVPYYNKPTQEGMYLHYKAIAEAVAIPMIVYNVPGRTVADMSNDTIVRLAEIPNIVGVKEATGNIARAADLALRAPADFALYSGDDATALAFMLLGGHGVISVTANAAPKLMAEMCAAALRGDLAAARAANDKLQGLHAQLFVEANPIPIKWAVSKMGLMPAGLRLPLTPLTAASEAPVRAALLQAGIEL, encoded by the coding sequence ATGTTGAAAGGCAGTCTGGTCGCGCTCGTGACCCCGATGTTCGAGGACGGCAGCCTCGATTTTGCCAGCCTCTCCAAGCTCGTGGACTTCCACGCCGAGGCCGGCACCGCAGGCATCGTCGCGGTCGGTACCACCGGCGAATCCGCCACCGTCGACGTCGACGAACACATCGCCATCGTCCGCGCCACCGTCGAAGCCGCCCGCGGCCGCGTCAAGGTGATCGCCGGCACCGGCGCCAATTCCACCCGCGAAGCGATCGAGCTGTCCCGCCTGGCCGAAAAGGCCGGCGCCGACATGACGCTGTCGGTGGTGCCCTACTACAACAAGCCCACGCAAGAGGGCATGTACCTGCATTACAAGGCGATCGCCGAGGCGGTCGCCATTCCGATGATCGTGTACAACGTGCCCGGCCGCACCGTGGCCGACATGAGCAACGACACCATCGTCCGGCTGGCCGAGATCCCCAACATCGTCGGCGTCAAGGAAGCCACCGGCAATATCGCCCGCGCCGCCGACCTGGCGCTGCGCGCGCCCGCCGACTTCGCGCTGTACTCGGGCGACGACGCGACCGCCCTGGCCTTCATGCTGCTCGGCGGCCACGGCGTGATCTCGGTCACCGCCAACGCGGCGCCGAAGCTGATGGCCGAGATGTGCGCCGCCGCACTGCGCGGCGACCTGGCCGCCGCCCGCGCCGCCAACGACAAGCTGCAGGGCCTGCACGCCCAGCTGTTCGTCGAAGCCAACCCGATCCCCATCAAGTGGGCGGTCAGCAAGATGGGTCTGATGCCGGCCGGCCTGCGCCTGCCGCTCACCCCGCTCACCGCCGCCAGCGAAGCCCCCGTCCGCGCTGCCCTGCTGCAAGCAGGCATCGAGCTCTAA
- a CDS encoding glycerophosphodiester phosphodiesterase, translating to MHLLAHRGYHASHPENTLDAFAAALKLGFEGIETDVRVSADHEPVLFHDRVAPSGEPVAALTRKQLSDVCGYTVPTLVEALNAFPNTLWNVEIKTPAAASVALPLLSHFEDSHRLLVTSFRHEVVLAAAELLGADCGLLCAHRPAAINSLLHAVMPHRNLRTLVWDCEIVDPDILRQANALGFRNAVYGAKTAYEHQLMREFGVHTVITDYPQHVGLRPA from the coding sequence ATGCATCTGCTCGCCCACCGCGGCTATCACGCCAGCCATCCCGAAAACACGCTCGACGCCTTCGCCGCCGCGCTCAAGCTCGGCTTCGAGGGCATCGAGACCGACGTGCGCGTGAGCGCCGACCACGAACCGGTGCTGTTCCACGACCGCGTCGCGCCCAGCGGCGAGCCGGTCGCCGCGCTGACGCGCAAGCAGCTGTCCGACGTCTGCGGCTATACCGTGCCGACCCTGGTCGAGGCGCTCAACGCCTTCCCCAACACCTTGTGGAACGTCGAGATCAAGACCCCGGCGGCCGCCAGCGTGGCGCTGCCGCTGCTGTCGCACTTCGAGGACAGCCACCGGCTGCTGGTCACCTCCTTCCGCCACGAGGTGGTGCTGGCCGCGGCCGAGCTGCTCGGCGCCGACTGCGGCCTGCTGTGCGCGCACCGGCCGGCCGCCATCAACAGTCTCTTGCACGCGGTGATGCCGCACCGCAACCTGCGCACCCTGGTGTGGGACTGCGAGATCGTCGACCCGGACATCCTGCGCCAGGCCAACGCGCTCGGTTTCCGCAACGCGGTATACGGCGCGAAGACCGCCTACGAGCACCAGCTGATGCGCGAATTCGGCGTCCATACGGTGATCACCGACTACCCGCAGCACGTCGGCCTGCGCCCGGCCTGA
- a CDS encoding glutathione S-transferase family protein, translating to MIHLHYSPGTASMAPHIVLEEIGAPYQLVRIDQEGGELASAAYRKLNPNGLIPVLRDGELVLYETAAICLHLADTHPEAALVPPVGSAARAEFYKWQSWLATTLQTALIVYFYPQRWADDAAAVAQVKAHAQAKATALLEQIDAQLAGHGGPWLLGEQYGVADGYAMMLCRWTRNFDGRKARDFPHLAPWLQRVLARPAVQRVFAREELAEPWV from the coding sequence ATGATCCACCTGCACTACAGCCCCGGCACCGCCAGCATGGCGCCGCACATCGTCCTCGAGGAGATCGGCGCGCCATACCAACTGGTCCGCATCGATCAGGAAGGCGGCGAGCTCGCCTCGGCGGCCTACCGCAAGCTCAATCCCAACGGCCTGATCCCGGTGCTGCGCGACGGCGAGCTGGTGCTGTACGAAACCGCCGCGATCTGCCTGCACCTGGCCGACACCCACCCGGAAGCCGCGCTGGTCCCGCCGGTCGGCAGCGCCGCGCGCGCCGAGTTCTACAAATGGCAGAGCTGGCTGGCCACCACGCTGCAGACCGCGCTGATCGTCTACTTCTATCCGCAGCGCTGGGCCGACGACGCGGCCGCAGTGGCCCAGGTCAAGGCGCATGCCCAGGCCAAGGCGACGGCGCTGCTCGAGCAGATCGACGCGCAACTGGCCGGCCACGGCGGCCCCTGGCTGCTGGGCGAGCAATACGGCGTGGCCGACGGCTACGCCATGATGCTGTGCCGCTGGACCCGCAACTTCGACGGCCGCAAGGCGCGCGACTTCCCCCATCTCGCGCCGTGGCTGCAGCGCGTGCTGGCGCGGCCGGCGGTGCAGCGCGTGTTCGCGCGCGAGGAACTGGCCGAGCCCTGGGTGTGA
- a CDS encoding DUF2917 domain-containing protein, which produces MLYQFIEYEQRLARDQVLSLDSVDGFRIVVREGGLWLTEDDGPDVILQAGEQYRLHGRGKVVLQAIDGARLALPKLAASGPWQRIRALFAAADEPAAPCNCA; this is translated from the coding sequence ATGTTGTACCAGTTTATCGAATACGAGCAACGTTTGGCACGGGACCAGGTGCTGTCGCTGGACAGCGTGGACGGGTTCCGCATCGTGGTGCGCGAGGGCGGCCTGTGGCTGACCGAGGACGACGGCCCCGACGTGATCCTGCAGGCCGGTGAGCAATACCGGCTGCATGGCCGCGGCAAGGTGGTGCTGCAGGCGATCGACGGCGCGCGGCTGGCGCTGCCGAAGCTGGCCGCGAGCGGTCCGTGGCAGCGCATCCGCGCGCTGTTCGCCGCGGCAGACGAACCGGCGGCACCGTGCAACTGCGCCTGA
- the gcvA gene encoding transcriptional regulator GcvA — protein sequence MPSLPALRAFEAVARLGSVARAAEELFVTPGAVSHQVKSLEEQLGYPLFARQGRGLAPTPEGERLAVVLNRLLVEVGRELEAIGRDRARPKLTVTGLPSFVARWLTPRLGGFIERNPEVELWVQSSKQVEQLAVGGIDLAIRLGAGGWRGVHAEPFFYDECFMVVASPNLPGGLPERPADLAGRSLLRGEGEPWQPWFRQAGLDWPEPTQGLVFNDSGLLVQAAVAAQGVALARRSLVSDDLEAGRLVRLFDDTSLPFQWRYWLVTPTPPPHRPVLQTFIDWLKAEVQASFPNDPSARP from the coding sequence TTGCCCTCGCTGCCCGCGCTGCGCGCCTTCGAGGCGGTCGCCCGGCTGGGCAGCGTGGCGCGCGCGGCCGAGGAGCTGTTCGTCACGCCCGGCGCGGTCAGCCACCAGGTGAAGTCGCTCGAGGAGCAGCTCGGCTACCCGCTGTTCGCCCGCCAGGGCCGCGGGCTGGCGCCGACGCCCGAGGGCGAGCGGCTGGCGGTGGTGCTGAACCGGCTGCTGGTCGAGGTCGGCCGCGAGCTGGAGGCGATCGGGCGCGACCGGGCGCGGCCCAAGCTCACCGTCACCGGCCTGCCGTCCTTCGTCGCGCGCTGGCTCACGCCCCGGCTGGGCGGCTTCATCGAGCGCAATCCCGAGGTCGAGCTGTGGGTGCAGTCGTCCAAGCAGGTCGAGCAGCTCGCGGTCGGCGGCATCGACCTGGCGATCCGACTCGGCGCCGGCGGCTGGCGCGGCGTGCACGCCGAGCCCTTCTTCTACGACGAATGCTTCATGGTGGTGGCCAGCCCGAACCTGCCCGGCGGCCTGCCGGAGCGCCCGGCCGACCTGGCCGGCCGCTCGCTGCTGCGCGGCGAGGGCGAGCCGTGGCAGCCCTGGTTCAGGCAGGCCGGGCTCGACTGGCCCGAGCCGACCCAGGGCCTGGTGTTCAACGATTCCGGCCTGCTGGTGCAGGCGGCGGTGGCGGCGCAGGGCGTCGCGCTGGCGCGCCGCTCGCTGGTGTCCGACGACCTGGAGGCCGGCCGGCTGGTGCGGCTGTTCGATGACACCTCGCTGCCGTTCCAGTGGCGCTACTGGCTGGTGACGCCGACCCCGCCGCCGCACCGGCCGGTGCTGCAGACCTTCATCGACTGGCTCAAGGCCGAAGTGCAGGCCAGCTTCCCGAACGACCCGTCCGCCCGCCCATGA
- a CDS encoding patatin-like phospholipase family protein → MLRARFSPRLGLAALCLAAVAGLAQPAERPRVALVLGGGGARGLAHVGVLKVLEEARIPVDCVVGTSMGALVGGVYATGKPAAEIEREVRAVDWNEVLDDRPGRRQRSFHDKQDDWLNLMSLGLGLSDDGQLLLPKGAIGTQKVDLLIRQLVDNAAPTRFDDLPLPFRAVAADLESGDMVVLSRGDVAAAMRASMAVPGVFPPVERDTRVLVDGGIARNLPIDVARGVCGDVVIAVDVGSPLLTRKQATDVLSISDQTVRTLTQRNVDEQVRQLASRDILIRPDLGALSSTDFVNGAGGIEAGEAAARELLPQLAALRVDEAAFAAWRAQLVARRAPPAPVRAVEVTPTRFVNPAVLKEALDVKLGQPLDVPDFHRKLGNVYARGDFEQIDYRVLPGADGSVVELQPHEKPWGPGYLDIGLGLRTDFEDDAAFMLQAQYRRAWINRLGGEWKTRAWLGDARGLASEFYQPATLNGELFAAIGGSVADDPIPLYFSERREAEYRRKRRVVNFDIGSVWGRWGEVRLGLERSRSRFSRATGASTLPDSVDDDGGVRFSLAYDQLDSARYPREGSYARLDLFHGLQTLGADSNYLASQLSLKHARRVGDWSGLIDFSYARGTADSIETLPAAGGLFNLSSYPQDSIRAEHIMRGRLRISQDVTRLAPLFGTAGFWGLSLEAARVERSVFDGNFDDDDDAVLYSTALFVGSDTRIGPAYFGIGYGGNHHARVYMSINGGF, encoded by the coding sequence ATGCTTCGAGCGCGCTTTTCCCCCCGCCTGGGCCTGGCCGCCCTCTGTCTCGCCGCCGTCGCCGGCCTGGCCCAGCCGGCCGAGCGGCCGCGGGTGGCGCTGGTGCTCGGCGGCGGCGGCGCGCGCGGGCTGGCCCACGTCGGCGTGCTCAAGGTGCTGGAGGAGGCGCGCATCCCGGTCGACTGCGTGGTCGGCACCAGCATGGGCGCGCTGGTCGGCGGGGTCTACGCGACCGGCAAGCCGGCGGCCGAGATCGAGCGCGAGGTGCGCGCGGTCGACTGGAACGAGGTGCTCGACGACCGCCCCGGCCGGCGCCAGCGCAGCTTCCACGACAAGCAGGACGACTGGCTCAACCTGATGAGCCTGGGCCTGGGGCTGTCGGACGACGGCCAGCTGCTGCTGCCCAAGGGCGCGATCGGCACCCAGAAGGTCGACCTGCTGATCCGCCAGCTGGTCGACAACGCCGCGCCGACGCGCTTCGACGACCTGCCGCTGCCGTTCCGCGCGGTGGCGGCCGACCTGGAGAGCGGCGACATGGTGGTGCTGTCGCGCGGCGACGTGGCGGCCGCCATGCGCGCCAGCATGGCGGTGCCCGGCGTGTTCCCGCCGGTCGAGCGCGACACCCGGGTGCTGGTCGACGGCGGCATCGCGCGCAACCTGCCGATCGACGTGGCGCGCGGCGTCTGCGGCGACGTGGTGATCGCGGTCGACGTCGGCTCGCCGCTGCTGACGCGCAAGCAGGCCACCGACGTGCTGTCGATCTCCGACCAGACCGTGCGCACGCTGACCCAGCGCAACGTCGACGAGCAGGTGCGCCAGCTGGCCAGCCGCGACATCCTGATCCGGCCCGACCTCGGTGCGCTGTCGTCCACCGATTTCGTCAACGGCGCCGGCGGCATCGAGGCCGGCGAGGCGGCGGCGCGCGAGCTGCTGCCGCAGCTGGCTGCGCTGCGCGTCGACGAGGCCGCCTTCGCCGCCTGGCGCGCGCAGCTGGTGGCCCGCCGCGCGCCGCCGGCGCCGGTACGCGCGGTCGAGGTGACGCCGACCCGCTTCGTCAACCCGGCGGTGCTGAAGGAGGCGCTCGACGTCAAGCTCGGCCAGCCGCTCGACGTGCCGGATTTCCACCGCAAGCTCGGCAATGTCTATGCGCGCGGCGATTTCGAGCAGATCGACTACCGCGTGCTGCCCGGCGCCGACGGCAGCGTGGTGGAGCTGCAGCCGCACGAGAAGCCGTGGGGGCCGGGCTATCTCGACATCGGCCTCGGCCTGCGCACCGACTTCGAGGACGACGCGGCCTTCATGCTGCAGGCGCAGTACCGCCGCGCCTGGATCAACCGGCTCGGCGGCGAATGGAAGACGCGCGCCTGGCTCGGCGATGCGCGCGGGCTGGCCAGCGAGTTCTACCAGCCGGCCACCCTCAACGGCGAGCTGTTCGCCGCGATCGGCGGCAGCGTGGCCGACGACCCGATCCCGCTCTATTTCAGCGAGCGGCGCGAGGCCGAGTACCGGCGCAAGCGGCGGGTGGTCAATTTCGACATCGGTTCGGTATGGGGCCGCTGGGGCGAGGTGCGGCTGGGGCTGGAGCGCAGCCGTTCGCGCTTCTCGCGCGCGACCGGCGCCTCGACGCTGCCCGATTCGGTCGACGACGACGGCGGCGTGCGCTTCAGCCTGGCCTACGACCAGCTCGACAGCGCGCGCTATCCGCGCGAGGGCAGCTATGCGCGGCTGGACCTGTTCCATGGCCTGCAGACGCTCGGCGCCGATTCCAACTACCTGGCCAGCCAGCTGTCGCTCAAGCATGCGCGGCGGGTCGGCGACTGGTCGGGCCTGATCGACTTCTCCTATGCGCGCGGCACGGCCGACTCGATCGAGACGCTGCCGGCGGCCGGCGGGCTGTTCAACCTGTCGAGCTATCCGCAAGACTCGATCCGGGCCGAACACATCATGCGCGGCCGGTTGCGCATCTCGCAGGACGTGACGCGGCTGGCGCCGCTGTTCGGCACGGCCGGCTTCTGGGGCCTGTCGCTCGAGGCGGCGCGCGTCGAACGCTCGGTGTTCGACGGCAATTTCGACGACGACGACGACGCGGTGCTGTATTCGACCGCGCTGTTCGTCGGCAGCGATACGCGGATCGGGCCGGCGTATTTCGGCATCGGCTATGGCGGCAATCACCATGCGCGCGTGTACATGAGCATCAATGGGGGGTTCTGA
- a CDS encoding GlxA family transcriptional regulator translates to MDPIDVYFVLLPGVLLTDFAGPAEALRIANGFGGRFALQHVGPEPRPRTSLGLALDGVAPLPAQLPAGAWLVIPGLSSTVEGLGQAAIRATIDWLRQVWRPDVKLLTICSAALVAASAGLLDDRRCTTHHTLTERLRALAPRARVEDDRVFVIDGGVATSAGVTTGIDLALELIAAEAGPRTALEVARDMVVWLRRDGDAPQLSPFLAHRNHLHPAIHRVQDAISADPSRGWPLAEMARIACVSPRHLARLFREHAGIAPLDYRQQLQLAHVEPLLADAGRSLERIAEAGGFGSARDLRRVWQRQRGTALRRG, encoded by the coding sequence ATGGACCCGATCGACGTCTACTTCGTACTGCTGCCCGGCGTGCTGCTGACCGACTTCGCCGGACCGGCCGAGGCGCTGCGCATCGCCAACGGCTTCGGCGGCCGCTTCGCGCTGCAGCACGTCGGCCCCGAGCCGCGGCCGCGCACCTCGCTGGGCCTGGCGCTCGACGGGGTCGCCCCGCTGCCGGCGCAGTTGCCGGCCGGCGCCTGGCTAGTGATCCCGGGGCTGTCGAGCACCGTCGAGGGGCTGGGCCAGGCGGCGATACGCGCCACCATCGACTGGCTGCGGCAGGTATGGCGGCCGGACGTGAAGCTGCTGACCATCTGCTCGGCCGCACTGGTGGCCGCCTCGGCCGGCCTGCTCGACGACCGCCGCTGCACCACTCACCACACGTTGACCGAACGGCTGCGCGCCCTGGCGCCGCGGGCACGGGTCGAGGACGACCGGGTGTTCGTGATCGACGGCGGCGTCGCCACTTCGGCCGGCGTCACCACCGGCATCGACCTGGCGCTCGAGCTGATCGCCGCCGAGGCCGGCCCGCGCACCGCGCTCGAAGTGGCGCGCGACATGGTGGTCTGGCTGCGCCGCGACGGCGATGCGCCGCAGCTGTCGCCCTTCCTGGCCCACCGCAACCACCTGCACCCGGCGATCCACCGCGTGCAGGACGCGATCAGCGCCGATCCGTCGCGCGGCTGGCCGCTGGCCGAGATGGCGCGCATCGCCTGCGTCAGCCCGCGCCACCTGGCGCGGCTGTTCCGCGAGCATGCCGGCATCGCGCCGCTGGACTACCGCCAGCAATTGCAGCTGGCCCACGTCGAACCGCTGCTGGCCGACGCCGGCCGCTCGCTCGAACGGATCGCCGAGGCCGGCGGCTTCGGCTCGGCGCGCGATCTGCGAAGGGTGTGGCAGCGGCAGCGGGGGACGGCGTTGCGGCGGGGGTGA
- a CDS encoding DUF1272 domain-containing protein translates to MLAMRPGCECCDRDLPADAAGAYICSYECTFCADCVSGTLAGICPNCGGELLPRPARPTARLARDPASTTRVYKPCEGRTAPTA, encoded by the coding sequence ATGCTCGCCATGCGCCCCGGTTGCGAATGCTGCGACCGCGACCTGCCGGCCGATGCCGCCGGCGCCTATATCTGCAGCTATGAATGCACCTTCTGCGCCGACTGCGTGAGCGGCACGCTGGCCGGCATCTGCCCCAACTGCGGCGGCGAGCTGCTGCCGCGGCCGGCCCGGCCGACCGCCAGGCTGGCGCGCGACCCGGCTTCCACCACGCGGGTCTACAAGCCCTGCGAGGGACGGACGGCACCTACCGCATGA
- a CDS encoding isochorismatase family protein produces MSAALLVIDVQESFRHAPYWRDDDLAAYLAAQNRLIAVARAAGLPVVRVFHLDDDPAFRKESGRVAALDGSDPQADHTVEKRVHSALVDTGLAGWLRERGIERLIVSGIRTEQCCETTTRHGSDLGFEVDYVTEATLTFPMRHAGGRVYSPAEIKERTELVLAGRFARIRTVDQVAAELAG; encoded by the coding sequence ATGTCCGCTGCACTGCTCGTGATCGATGTCCAGGAATCGTTCCGCCACGCGCCCTACTGGCGCGACGACGATCTCGCCGCCTACCTGGCGGCGCAGAACCGGCTGATCGCCGTCGCCCGCGCGGCCGGCCTGCCGGTGGTGCGGGTGTTCCACCTCGACGACGACCCGGCCTTCCGCAAGGAGTCGGGCCGCGTGGCGGCGCTGGACGGCAGCGATCCGCAGGCCGACCACACGGTGGAGAAGCGCGTGCACAGCGCGCTGGTCGATACCGGCCTGGCCGGCTGGCTGCGCGAACGCGGCATCGAGCGGCTGATCGTGTCGGGCATCCGCACCGAGCAATGCTGCGAGACCACCACCCGCCACGGCTCGGACCTGGGCTTCGAGGTCGACTACGTGACCGAGGCGACGCTGACCTTCCCGATGCGCCACGCCGGCGGCCGCGTCTACAGCCCGGCAGAGATCAAGGAAAGGACCGAGCTGGTGCTGGCCGGCCGCTTCGCCCGCATCCGCACGGTGGACCAGGTGGCGGCGGAGCTGGCGGGCTGA
- a CDS encoding LysR family transcriptional regulator — translation MDRFRAMQTFVKVAESGSFVRAAEALGLSKASVSLIVSELEAGLGVRLMQRTTRKLSLTDMGRAYLARCHDILEAVAEAEGMLSARQGEARGVLRAYAPLAFAQHHVVPVLPAYRAAFPEVTVDLVLGTRAVDLVEEGFDLALLFEQQGLASSLVSRRLAHSDLIFCAAPGYLAARGRPDDPTALAGHDLLISDPQYLSGKLTRDDGETLTLAWPAPALLCNASEVLRESCVAGMGVAVLPSFVVSESLRLGELVEVLPGWRAGRLDLCLAFPSRRFLSAKVRGAADYIVERFRAFATDPHCDPWLASARAAATMS, via the coding sequence ATGGACCGGTTTCGCGCCATGCAGACCTTCGTCAAGGTCGCCGAGAGCGGCAGCTTCGTGCGGGCGGCCGAAGCGCTCGGGCTGTCCAAGGCCTCGGTCTCGCTGATCGTGTCCGAGCTCGAGGCCGGGCTCGGCGTGCGGCTGATGCAGCGCACCACCCGCAAGCTGTCGCTGACCGACATGGGCCGCGCCTATCTCGCGCGCTGCCACGACATCCTCGAGGCGGTGGCCGAGGCCGAGGGCATGCTCAGCGCGCGCCAGGGCGAGGCGCGCGGCGTGCTGCGCGCCTATGCGCCGCTGGCCTTCGCCCAACACCACGTGGTGCCGGTGCTGCCGGCCTACCGCGCCGCGTTTCCCGAGGTCACCGTCGACCTGGTGCTCGGCACCCGCGCGGTCGACCTGGTCGAGGAAGGCTTCGACCTGGCGCTGCTGTTCGAGCAGCAGGGCCTGGCCAGCAGCCTGGTGTCGCGCCGGCTGGCCCATTCCGACCTGATCTTCTGCGCCGCGCCCGGCTATCTCGCCGCGCGCGGCCGGCCCGACGATCCGACCGCGCTGGCCGGCCACGACCTCTTGATCAGCGATCCGCAATACCTGAGCGGCAAGCTGACGCGCGACGACGGCGAGACGCTGACGCTGGCCTGGCCCGCGCCGGCACTGCTGTGCAACGCCAGCGAGGTGCTGCGCGAGAGCTGCGTGGCCGGCATGGGCGTCGCGGTGCTGCCCTCCTTCGTGGTCAGCGAATCGCTGCGGCTGGGCGAGCTGGTCGAGGTGCTGCCCGGCTGGCGCGCCGGCCGGCTCGACCTGTGCCTGGCCTTTCCGAGCCGGCGTTTCCTGTCGGCCAAGGTGCGCGGCGCGGCCGACTACATCGTCGAGCGCTTCCGCGCCTTCGCCACCGATCCGCACTGCGATCCCTGGCTGGCCAGCGCACGCGCCGCAGCGACGATGTCCTGA
- a CDS encoding porin family protein, producing the protein MSMTKQTIALTALIAGLGAVPAMADTSGTYVFGQATHARETDGAKNVGNGLGAGVGYRFNDNFAVEGGYTGLRDRHNGMADQSANVRGVAILPVTPKVDVFGKLGYARTGDTLGSGGKDGLTAGVGASYALDQNWSIRADYDRLKDRGDQKLNTYSAGVQYKF; encoded by the coding sequence ATGTCCATGACCAAACAGACCATCGCCCTGACCGCCCTGATCGCTGGCCTCGGTGCAGTCCCGGCCATGGCCGATACGAGCGGCACCTACGTGTTCGGCCAGGCGACCCACGCCCGGGAAACCGACGGTGCCAAGAACGTCGGCAACGGCCTCGGCGCCGGTGTCGGTTACCGCTTCAACGACAACTTCGCCGTCGAAGGCGGCTACACCGGTCTGCGCGATCGCCACAACGGCATGGCCGACCAGAGCGCCAACGTGCGCGGCGTCGCGATCCTGCCGGTGACGCCCAAGGTCGACGTGTTCGGCAAGCTCGGCTACGCCCGTACCGGCGACACGCTGGGCAGCGGCGGCAAGGACGGCCTGACCGCCGGCGTGGGCGCCAGCTACGCGCTCGACCAGAACTGGTCGATCCGCGCCGACTACGACCGCCTGAAGGACCGCGGCGACCAGAAGCTCAACACCTACTCGGCCGGCGTGCAGTACAAGTTCTGA
- a CDS encoding MarR family winged helix-turn-helix transcriptional regulator: MADTFPPALDRHLCFALYATSLQMTQRYKPLLDPLNLTYPQYLVLLALWEKDGIGLKDLAAQLQQDPGSVTPLVKRLEAAGYLQRRRDAADERNLVITLTESGRALRQQAGEMHCAIQQHCGLNEAELDRLVDELGLLRRRLAGAPPAG, from the coding sequence ATGGCCGATACCTTCCCGCCGGCGCTCGACCGCCACCTGTGCTTCGCGCTCTACGCCACCTCGCTGCAGATGACGCAGCGCTACAAGCCGCTGCTCGACCCGCTGAACCTGACCTATCCGCAATACCTGGTGCTGCTGGCGCTGTGGGAGAAGGACGGCATCGGCCTCAAGGACCTGGCGGCGCAATTGCAGCAGGATCCGGGTTCGGTGACGCCGCTGGTGAAGCGACTGGAGGCGGCCGGCTACCTGCAGCGCCGCCGCGACGCGGCCGACGAGCGCAACCTGGTGATCACCCTCACCGAATCCGGCCGCGCGCTGCGCCAGCAGGCCGGCGAGATGCACTGCGCGATCCAGCAGCATTGCGGGCTGAACGAGGCCGAGCTCGACCGGTTGGTGGACGAACTCGGCCTGCTGCGCCGCCGGCTGGCCGGCGCGCCGCCGGCGGGCTGA